The DNA window TTCGCCTGTATTGTAATCAAATTTTACTTTTAAAAGGTCGTATATCCTGTTGAATTCTTCTAAGCTTAGCTCAACAAATCTTTCCCATATGTCCCTAGCTTCCTCATCTCCATTTTCAAGTTTCTTGAACCAAAGTCTTCCTTCATCTTCAAGTTCAGGATTCTTCTCTGCTTCTTCATGAAATTTCACATAAAGAGCTTGGAGTGTTTTTATAGGTTCCTTTTTTAGTGCCTCATCGTCTCCCCATCTTTTATATGCAGATATCATTTTTCCAAATTGTGTTCCCCAATCGCCTAGATGATTGATTCCTATTGAATTATAGCCTAAAAAGTTATAAATCCTGTATAGTGAATTACCTATTACTGTTGATCTTAGATGACCTACATGGAAGGGCTTTGCAATATTGGGTGATGAATAATCAAATAAAGCATTTTGACCTTTTCCAATGTCAGCGGAACCAAACACTTCTTTCTTTACAAATACCTCCTTTAGTACTGTTTCACTAAAAACCTTTTTATTTACAAAAAAGTTGATATATGGTCCAACATTTTCTATTCTCTCAAATAGTTCATTTCCTTTTATGTTATCTACTATTTCCTGAGCAATAACATTAGGAGCTTTTCTAAGTTCTTTTGCTAATCTGAAGCATGGCATTGCATAATCTCCAAGATTATAGGTAGGTGGAACTTCTAAAAGGTCTATTATAGTATCTTCATTTAGGTTTTCAAAATTTTTGCTTACTAGCTTTCCAATTTCTTTTTTAAAGTCAATCATGATTTGCCTCCTTATATATTTTTTCGTTTTTAATTTTCATTATTTTTTATTTAAAAATAGATCCATTACTATCGTTCAGGATGACAGAAAGAAGCATTTAGAAAATCGGGTTAGGCCATTTTCCGCAGTCTCGCAACTCAAATTTATTTGTTCGCTGTCGCTCACATAAATTTGGTCCTAACGGACACTCCTATCATAAACCTACAACAAGGTTGGTGCTCGTTGCGTTTGACCTACCATCGATTTTCCGACAAAAGCGTTCGGAAAATCGGGTTAGGTCATAAAAAATCTCGCCTCTAATGAAAGAGACGAGATTAATCCCGTGTTACCACTCTAATTGGCATACATAAAAGTATGCCCACTCAAGCCCTTTAACGCTGGGTATCGGCAATATCCTACTTAATTTCAGATGGCTTCTCAGAGGCTCTATTCAGATACACCTATGTGTCAGCTCCCACCACCCTGACTCGCTGTGACAATCAGTACAACCTACTTTCCTCATCCTAGAATTTCTATATGTTGTTTAAAAGCATAGCATATTTTGTTAATTATTTCAAGAGGTTATTTTTCAGGTATAAATTCGCTGCTAAATACAAACTCCTTTTCAAGACTAACACCATTTATCTCTTTAATACTCTCCCCTCCTACTTTAAATACTACCTTTTCATTTTCTGGGAAGAACGTAATTGTATTAACTATGGAATCGATGGCCATACGTATTAAATCTTCTTCTTTAGGCATATTGTCAACAAATTCCTTAGATAAATCTAAATAAACAGTGCCGTCCTTCTTCTCAAGCTCCAATACTTTTGTATTCTTAGGAACAGGAGATACAAAGCTTTCCTTATTATAAGTAAAAAGTTTTTCCAATGCTATTTCTTCAATAGTCTTTTCTTTAAGTATGGGATCATCTGATTTTATTTCAAATCTTTCTCCAAAAATATATGGCAAGTCTTTATGCTTCAAATATACTGCAAAGTCTATATATTTTACTTTATCTGAACTCGTATCATTATTCTCTTTCTCTACTTCCTTCCCTGTCTGATCATTGTTGCTATCCGCAGAAATAATATCTCCTTCGCCATTATCTTTGTTTTTGGAGCATCCAAACAAACTAAATACTGCAATAGCTAATACAAGGAAAAATACTAACCCTTTCTTCATCCCTACACCCCCATATTATTTTAGGTTTTCAATATCATCTTCTTCGGTATATACCTTAATACCGTATTTCTCAAGGAGGTCAGTCGTTATTCCATTTCCTTCAACTAATATTTTCTTAAATTGTCCATCATATATTTTCCCTTTTCCACATGATGGACTTTTTGCTTTCAATATTGCTTCTTTTGCTCCAGTAAGTTTTGCGATTTTTAACGTCTCCTCTGCACCTTTAAGAAACTCTTTTGTTAAATCTTTTCCTTCTATATTTACTACCTTTCTATTGCCATTTTCATCATAAATAATTTCAGAAGGAAGTCTAGGAGTTGTTAGTCCACCAAGCTGTTCTGGACAAACTAAAATTGCTTTCTTCTCCTCTATTAGTTTGACGATTTTAGGTTCAAGATTGTTCCTTCCATTATATTTGCAATTGATACCTGCTAGACATGCGCTTATCAAATACATTTCAATCATTCCTTTTATATTTTAATGACAAAAGCTGTAGTCTACTTAATTTCTACTACAGTTACTCCCGTTCCGCCTTCTCCATAGTTTCCTAGTCTATGGGTCTTAACATGCTTATGTCCCTTTAACAGTTGGGTTATGCCTTCTCTTAGAATACCTGTACCCTTTCCATGTATTATATAAACCGTCTTTAATCCAGCTATATACACATCATCAAGGTATTTATCCACATCCAGCATTGCTTCTTCTAAATTTTTTCCCCTTAAATCTAACTCATTTTTTACAAAAGAGGATTTTGATTTTACTATTGATTTCACTGCTGTTTTATTTTTTGCTTTTTCATCTTTACCTGACCTAGCCAATGTAGAGATATGGACATTGAGCTTCATTATTCCCACTTGAACCATAGCATTTCCAGCTTCATCTGGCTCATTTAGCACTACGCCCTCCTGATTTAAACCTAATAGTGTTACATTCTCTCCAGGCTTTAAATTTTTTGGAGGCTTATTGCTCTTTTTAACTATTATACTTTCTGTAATATCTCCTTCTACTTTCTCTAGCCCTTTTCTTATTTTATCTCTAGCTTCTTGCAGTTTTTTATTTTTATCCTTTTCAATTTCTGTTGAAATATCTCTTATTTCATTTATTATACTTTCTGATTCTTCTTTTGCTTCTCTTAGTATTTTTCTAGCTTCTTTTTTAGCCTCTCTTATTATTTCATCTCTCCTGCTGTCTGCTTTTTCTTTTTTCTGAAGAAGCTCGCTTTTAAGCTTTTCTATTTCTTCCCTTAGCTTCTTAGTCTCTTCTCTATTTTGTTCGGTTTCTTTTCTATCTCTTTCTATACTAGCTAATACATCTTCAAATTCTATGTTTTCCTTTGATACTAGATTTCTTGCACTATCTATAATGAAATCATTTAACCCTAATCTCTTAGATATCTCAAATGCGTTAGATTTTCCTGGTACTCCAATCAAAAGCTTATATGTGGGACTTAATGTCTCCACATCAAATTCCATAGCTGCATTTTTAACGCCTGATGTGGTCAGTGCATATACCTTTAGTTCACTGTAATGAGTTGTAGCAACAGTAATGACATTCCTGCTGTATAGATGATCTAATATTGCCATAGCTAATGCTGCTCCCTCAGTAGGATCTGTACCTGCACCTAACTCGTCAAAAAGTACCAAGCAGTCATCTTCTACATTGTTTAATATATCCACAATATTTGTCATATGAGATGAAAATGTACTTAGGCTTTGCTCTATACTTTGTTCGTCTCCAATATCAGCAAATACATTCTTAAATACAGCCATTTTAGTTCCGTAATCTACAGGAATTTGTAAGCCTGACTGTGTCATCAAAGTAAAAAGCCCTAGGGTTTTTAATGTTACAGTCTTTCCACCAGTATTGGGTCCTGTAATTACTAAAGAATTGAATTCATCTCCAATATAAATGTCTATAGGCACCACTTTATCTACATTAAGAAGGGGATGACGACCGTTTTTTATTCTTATATAGCCTTTATCATTTAAATCAGGCTTCATTCCCTTCATAGATAAAGACAGCTTTGCCTTTGCAAAAATAAAATCAATTCTAGACAGCCTCTTCTGATTAGCTCTTATCCCCCCACTAGCAGACGCAACGTACTGAGTAAGCTCTGCTAGTATTCTTTCTATTTCGGCTTTTTCCTTAAGCTTTAGCTCCTTTAGCTCATTATTTAGCTGTACCACTGCCATAGGCTCAATAAAAAGAGTAGCTCCACTAGAAGACTGATCATGTATTAACCCTTGAAAGCTAGATCTATACTCTTGTTTTACAGGTACTACAAATCTATCCTCTCTTATGGTTATAATTCCGTCCTGCAACATTTTTTTATTTGTCGATGAGCTAATTATAGAGTTAAGCTTGCTTCTTACTGCATCATTCTTTGATGTGATTTGTTTTCTTATGCTTCTTAAAAGTGGGCTCGCACTATCAGCTACCTCTTCCTCACTAATAATAGCATTGAATATAGCATCCTCTATATCCTTGTAGGTACTTAAATTATTTATTAGCTCTTGTAAAATCGGGTATGTTGAATCCTTGTCACTTTTGTCCTGTCCTAAAAAACCTTTTATTCTTCTAGTTGCTCTTAATGTATCAGCAACTTTTAATAGTCCTCCCGGAGAAAGAACTGAGCCAATTTCAGCCCTTTTTATTTCAATTAATATATCATGTATTCCACCAAGTGGCGCACTACCTCTTTTAATTAATAAGCTCACTCCCTCATCTGTTTCATTTTGAGAGTATTCTACTTGAGCCAAATCTGTGCTTGGTACTAGCTTCTCTGCTATTTCTTTTCCCAAGCTAGACTCTGTTCTATCTATAAGCAATTGAATAATCTTACCGTATTCAAGTACTCTTAAAGTCTTTTCGTTCATACTTACCTCCTCTTTAGGCACATCATGCCTTAATCAAAGAACTCCCCTAAAAAAGTGTCCTGTAGTATTGCCAGTTTGCTTTTTTAATTCACTAGCAATTTTTTGCATCTCATTGCTGTCAATTTTATCATTAATATAATTATAGTATAATTCTTGAATTAATTTAATATTATCTTTTTCTATTGTAAAATCCAATCTCATCATATCTACGCCAGCAGAAAAAATTTTATCGCTGCTTTCTACAATGATTAAAGGCTGACTGTTATAAATTATAGTAGATTTTCCCTTCCTTTTCATTTCAAATGTCATGCCTTTTCTATCATACAATCCATATCCGCTAGCAAGCTCGCAGCTACTGCAATTTTGATCATTCTTGCAGCCTTTCACAAGTGACATTGGACAATGCCTTGTTGTCATTAAAGGAAAATAGCCATATCCTATGGCTTCATATTCCATAGAATTATTTTTGCAAATATTTGAGATTTGGCTTAGCTTTAGCTCTGGTGAAAGTGTCAGACTGCTGACCTTATTTTCCGCCAGTAATTTCACTATTGAACTATTGAATATATTAAATCCAATATCGCAATGTATATTTGTCGTTTCGTATCTATTTTTAATAAATTCTAATGTTCCTATATTTGAAGCACTGATTCCATCTATATTATCGACTATTTTATCAAATATACTTTTAAGTTTATCAAACTTTTCATTTGAAATAATCTTTTCTGTGGAAATATATATTTCTTTATTATATTTCTTTACTTCTTTTATTTGGTCCTCAACATCTTCATTATAATCTAAATAAATTCTATCTAATTTATTTAAGTCAAGCTGTTTGAATTGTGAGCTAGAATCTATCTTTACACTAGTTTTTCTTTGTCTGCTATTTTCACTTTTAGAATAGTCAAAGACTTGATTTATGCCTTTCTCGAGCTTTCCTGCTGTTATTTCTATTCTGTGATTAAAATTACTTCTTTTTTTATTCAGCTCCTCTATTCCTTTTCTTCGCAGTCCATTAAGAACGCTTACTGGAATCATAGCTCCTTCTTCTAGTTCAATATCAATGCTCTCTGCTATATACGGAGTATCACCTAGCTTGTTCATTTGTTTTATTATCTTTTCCTTATCTAGGGAAAGCTTTATACCTTTCTCGGGGACCTCATCACTCAATACGTTGACGTAGTTGTGGTCCTGCCAAATTACCAGTCTTACTGGTTTTTCTATTTTTACTTCTACAGCCATGTTTATCTTAATCCTTTTCAATTTATCTTTGCTTGTATAAGTTTCAGAAGCAGCAGCATTTAGTAATAAATCAAAGGTTTTATATACTTTTGAACCAGCTTCCACGCCACTGATATATTTTATTTTTATGGTCTTCCCTTTATTGCCTTTTGGAGCAGCTTCATTGCCTTCAATAATCTTATCGACTATCTGTCCATGACCTTCTCCTTTTTTATCGATTATTTCTATTCCGTCTCCTTTATTTAGATCATCCTCTAAGCCTATATGAATAAAATTCTTATCTGCCCTTATGACTTCACCAATGAATATCCCTCTATTATTGGGTTTATCAAAGGAAATAAGCTTCTTCCCATATTCTTCTGCTATATATCCTTTTGTAAAGCCTCTATTAAACATTTGAGCAATGTCTCTAAAATCTTTTTCTATTAGCCTTTCACTATGTTTTCCAAGAATTCTATCTAATTCTTTTCTGTATCTATTCACTATAACTGCCACATACTCGGGTTTCTTCATTCTTCCTTCTATCTTTAATGAGACAACTCCAGAATTTATTATTTCTTCTAAATACTCTATTGTATTTAAGTCCTTTGGACTAAGAATATATTTTTCCTCGAACTTAGGGCTTATTACTTTGTTTTTTTCCACATCTACTATAGAATATGCCATTCTGCATGGTTGGGCGCATCTGCCTCTGTTCCCGCTTCTGCCTCCTATCATGCTGCTCATCAAACATTGTCCAGAATAGCACACACACAATGCACCATGTATAAATGCTTCTATTTCAATATTTGTCTTTTCCTTTATATATCTTATTTCATCAACTGACAATTCTCTAGCAAGAACCACTCTCTTAAAGCCTAGTCCCTCTAAAAATTGTACCCCTAAATAATTATTTATTGACATTTGAGTACTTGCATGTACCTGAAAATCTGGTAAAAGCTCTCTTATTATTCTAGCTAAACCTAAATCCTGCACTATTAAAGCATCAACATCTATATTATATAAGAAGATTAAATAGTCAATTACTTCCTTTAATTCATTATCATCAAGGAGGATATTTAATGTTACATATACCTTAACATCTCTTAAATGTGCATATTCTACTGCATTTTTTAAATCTTCATGGCTAAAATTGGAGGCATACTGTCTTGCATTAAACATTTTCCCTCCTAAGTATACTGCATTTGCACCATTTTCTACTGCTGCATAAAGTGCTTCCATGCTTCCAACTGGCGCCAATATCTCTATTTTATCTATCATAATCTCATCTCCTTGCAAACAACAGTAATTCTAATAAAAAATAAAGAGTAGTATTCTACTCCCGTAAGCTAGACAACTCTATTATAATGTGGTTAGTTTTTTTGTACAATAATATTTTATCTAATCAAATTACTATTATACATTAATCCATGCCTAACATTTTTAAAGCTTCTCTTAGCTCTTTTCTAAGCTGAACCATTTCAACCTGATCCTCAAATAGCTTATTTTGAAGATCATCTACAGACTTATTTACTCTATCTAATTCATCATCCTTCTTCTTTAAATTCTGTTCATGCTGTCTAATGATTTTATTTAAATTTTCTATTTCTCTTTTAGACTGTAATAATTCATCTTTATAGCCACTACATTCATCCTTTAATCCTCGTAATTTATTGTTACTATTATCTAAGTCATTCTTTACTTGTTCAAATTCCTTTAGAGGCTCGACTACATTTTCATTTAGTTCATTCAATTCATTCATAGTCTTAGTATATTTATCAGCCATATTAAAAGCAGCCAGTATAGCAGCCATAGTTTGACTTAATCTTTTATTCTTTTTCATAATCTCTTTTATATTATCATCTACAATCTTTGCAATACTCATTATGTATTCTTCAGATTCGTTTCCTAATACAGAGAATTCCTGACCATTTATATTAACTATAACTCTTTCCTTGTTCGTCATAGCTTCACTCCCTTTTTAAAACATCACTTATAGTATTATTCTTTTTATTTATGTAAATTCCTTCTATTATATAAAAAGTATTTTAAAAATTATTTTAGAATAATCTCATAGTTTAGTATATCAAAAATAAGCCTTAAAATCATAATTTGTTAAAATTAGCAGAGTAGTTAACTGTAGAAGATGAACTAGCTCTCTACTCACTGGCATTATGATAAGAAAAAAGCACCTAATTCATGATTAAGTTATATTCTCATTATAATTGAATATTTTATTTTAATTTACTAAACTAATTTGCATTAAGTTCATCTGCATAACAGCCAATATAGAGTCATTTAGCCTACGTGGTTTCTTTTCTGTATATTTATATTAATCAATTTAGCAAAATGATTAATTATAAAATCATATCCAACTTCAAAGGGATTAAACTAGTGGACAGACACTACTAAAAAGGCTAAGAACTTTATAATATGGTCATGTCTCTTAATATGGGTTTGCTCATGCTGTATGATATATGGTTTCTCAGTTTCAGTAAGATTAGCAGGAAGATATATTTTTGCATTTACTATTCATAGCCAATGAGAAAATTAATAAAAATACACACTCACGGTTTCGGTCACGAATAATTCTATAGCTCATTCCAGCTAAAAATTATAGTCGTGCCCTGCAAATGTTCGCTTAGTATTTTTATTAATTCAGAGTGACTGTGAATAGTAACCTAATATTATAGGAACAATGATATTCCTACTAATAGGAAAAAGAGCAGGTACCTGCTCTTTTTTTAGCTTCTTAATATAGCATTTAAGTTTTCTTTTAGTTTTTCTACTATTTTATCATGAACTTTGGATACATCTTCATCTGTTAGAGTCTTTTCATGTGACCTGTAAACAATTGAATAGGCTACACTTTTCTTGCCTTTTTCTATTTGTCCACCCTTGTATACATCAAATAGTTTAATAGTTTCTACTAGGTTTTTACTATTCTCTTTTATTATCTTCTCTATTTCTTTTACCATAACTTCTTCATCAATTACTAATGCAATGTCTCTTGTGACTGATGGATATTTAGGTAGTGGAGTATATTTTCTTTCTAAATTAGATGCCAATACTATCAATTCAAAATTCAGTTCTGCTGCATAGACTCTTTCCTTCATTCCAAAGTTATCTAATACATCAGGGTGAACTTCACCTATTATCCCTAATACATGATTTCCTAATGTTATTGTAGCAGTTCTTCCTGGATGGAATATAGGGTCATTCTTTTCTCTAATATAATCATAATCTTTAATTCCCAGTTTTTCTAACATTGTATCCAGTACACCTTTAATTGTGAAGAAATCACTATTTCCATACATTCCAATTGAAATAACTCTATTTTCATATGGCAATTCCTTAATAGGAAGCTCCCTTGGTACAAATGTGCTTCCTATTTCATAAGCCCAAGCTTTCTCTACGCCATATTTATAATTTCTTGTCATTACCTCTAGCATATTTCCAATAAGAGTAGTCCTCATTACACTAAAGTCTTCTCCTAAAGGATTTCTTATCTCAACGTATTTTCTTTTCATACTGTCTTCAGAAATATTCAATTTATCATATTGCTTAGGACTTATAAAAGAATAAGTTGTGATTTCATTTAACCCAATGCCTGTTAAAATATTTTTAGCTTTATCTTCAATTTGTCTAATAATTGTTTTCTCTGCTTTTGTTAAAGTTCCAACTAAAGGCTGTGTCTCAATCTTATCCAATCCATAAA is part of the Proteiniborus sp. MB09-C3 genome and encodes:
- a CDS encoding M56 family metallopeptidase, coding for MVNAKIYLPANLTETEKPYIIQHEQTHIKRHDHIIKFLAFLVVSVH
- a CDS encoding GerMN domain-containing protein; its protein translation is MKKGLVFFLVLAIAVFSLFGCSKNKDNGEGDIISADSNNDQTGKEVEKENNDTSSDKVKYIDFAVYLKHKDLPYIFGERFEIKSDDPILKEKTIEEIALEKLFTYNKESFVSPVPKNTKVLELEKKDGTVYLDLSKEFVDNMPKEEDLIRMAIDSIVNTITFFPENEKVVFKVGGESIKEINGVSLEKEFVFSSEFIPEK
- a CDS encoding endonuclease MutS2, with amino-acid sequence MNEKTLRVLEYGKIIQLLIDRTESSLGKEIAEKLVPSTDLAQVEYSQNETDEGVSLLIKRGSAPLGGIHDILIEIKRAEIGSVLSPGGLLKVADTLRATRRIKGFLGQDKSDKDSTYPILQELINNLSTYKDIEDAIFNAIISEEEVADSASPLLRSIRKQITSKNDAVRSKLNSIISSSTNKKMLQDGIITIREDRFVVPVKQEYRSSFQGLIHDQSSSGATLFIEPMAVVQLNNELKELKLKEKAEIERILAELTQYVASASGGIRANQKRLSRIDFIFAKAKLSLSMKGMKPDLNDKGYIRIKNGRHPLLNVDKVVPIDIYIGDEFNSLVITGPNTGGKTVTLKTLGLFTLMTQSGLQIPVDYGTKMAVFKNVFADIGDEQSIEQSLSTFSSHMTNIVDILNNVEDDCLVLFDELGAGTDPTEGAALAMAILDHLYSRNVITVATTHYSELKVYALTTSGVKNAAMEFDVETLSPTYKLLIGVPGKSNAFEISKRLGLNDFIIDSARNLVSKENIEFEDVLASIERDRKETEQNREETKKLREEIEKLKSELLQKKEKADSRRDEIIREAKKEARKILREAKEESESIINEIRDISTEIEKDKNKKLQEARDKIRKGLEKVEGDITESIIVKKSNKPPKNLKPGENVTLLGLNQEGVVLNEPDEAGNAMVQVGIMKLNVHISTLARSGKDEKAKNKTAVKSIVKSKSSFVKNELDLRGKNLEEAMLDVDKYLDDVYIAGLKTVYIIHGKGTGILREGITQLLKGHKHVKTHRLGNYGEGGTGVTVVEIK
- the zapA gene encoding cell division protein ZapA, translating into MTNKERVIVNINGQEFSVLGNESEEYIMSIAKIVDDNIKEIMKKNKRLSQTMAAILAAFNMADKYTKTMNELNELNENVVEPLKEFEQVKNDLDNSNNKLRGLKDECSGYKDELLQSKREIENLNKIIRQHEQNLKKKDDELDRVNKSVDDLQNKLFEDQVEMVQLRKELREALKMLGMD
- a CDS encoding DUF523 domain-containing protein, coding for MYLISACLAGINCKYNGRNNLEPKIVKLIEEKKAILVCPEQLGGLTTPRLPSEIIYDENGNRKVVNIEGKDLTKEFLKGAEETLKIAKLTGAKEAILKAKSPSCGKGKIYDGQFKKILVEGNGITTDLLEKYGIKVYTEEDDIENLK
- a CDS encoding U32 family peptidase, which produces MIDKIEILAPVGSMEALYAAVENGANAVYLGGKMFNARQYASNFSHEDLKNAVEYAHLRDVKVYVTLNILLDDNELKEVIDYLIFLYNIDVDALIVQDLGLARIIRELLPDFQVHASTQMSINNYLGVQFLEGLGFKRVVLARELSVDEIRYIKEKTNIEIEAFIHGALCVCYSGQCLMSSMIGGRSGNRGRCAQPCRMAYSIVDVEKNKVISPKFEEKYILSPKDLNTIEYLEEIINSGVVSLKIEGRMKKPEYVAVIVNRYRKELDRILGKHSERLIEKDFRDIAQMFNRGFTKGYIAEEYGKKLISFDKPNNRGIFIGEVIRADKNFIHIGLEDDLNKGDGIEIIDKKGEGHGQIVDKIIEGNEAAPKGNKGKTIKIKYISGVEAGSKVYKTFDLLLNAAASETYTSKDKLKRIKINMAVEVKIEKPVRLVIWQDHNYVNVLSDEVPEKGIKLSLDKEKIIKQMNKLGDTPYIAESIDIELEEGAMIPVSVLNGLRRKGIEELNKKRSNFNHRIEITAGKLEKGINQVFDYSKSENSRQRKTSVKIDSSSQFKQLDLNKLDRIYLDYNEDVEDQIKEVKKYNKEIYISTEKIISNEKFDKLKSIFDKIVDNIDGISASNIGTLEFIKNRYETTNIHCDIGFNIFNSSIVKLLAENKVSSLTLSPELKLSQISNICKNNSMEYEAIGYGYFPLMTTRHCPMSLVKGCKNDQNCSSCELASGYGLYDRKGMTFEMKRKGKSTIIYNSQPLIIVESSDKIFSAGVDMMRLDFTIEKDNIKLIQELYYNYINDKIDSNEMQKIASELKKQTGNTTGHFFRGVL